The Bartonella australis AUST/NH1 genome contains the following window.
TACAGTCCCCGCATATCCGGCATTTCTACGAAAACACAGTGAAATTACACTATATTATAGCAAAAAAGTAAATCTTATCATTTCTGGAAGGTCGATAAATTACTTTTACAGCTGTCTTGGTGAAGGATGAGCACCAAAATAGCTGAGAATTGTGCCATAAGGCACAAGCATCAACAGACTCATAACAATTTTCACCGAAAAATCACCAATAGCCAGGGAAAACCAAACCGGAATTTCAAGCCCTCCAAAAGCCACACTGTCCATGATGGAGCCATCAACATAACTCGTTATGCGGTCAATAAAAGCAAAATAGTGAGAAAAAGCAACCGCAAAAAATAAAATTGTATCCAAAGCCGAACCAACCAATGCCGCTGCTAAAGGCGCTTTCCACCATGTTTGACGTCGCAGAGGAGTAAACACGGCTATATCAAGTAATTGTCCAAATAAGAATGCCGTACTAGAAGCAACTGCAAGCCGTGGTGTAGCTAATATCCAAGAAACAAAAAACCCCGCTATAAAACCAGCGTAGACTACATATCGTGCCGCAACCGGCCCATGAAAACGGTTAGTCAAATCATTGATCAGAAAAGCGATCGGATACGTGAAAGCCCCGTAAGTCAGAAACTCGCTGAAACCAAACCAGTAAACAGGATATTGAACCAAAATATTAGAAACGGTCACCGCAACACACATTGCAAGACCAGAAATAATTATATATCTTTTTGCGTCCTGTACTGCCCAAAATCTAAACGCCGACAACATATTTTAACCCAGGGAACGAAACTAAAATTAACGAGGAACTGCGATAAATAGCTAATGCGATAACGCACCGCTCCCTACAGCAAGGGCGAATATACGAATGCGACGAATAAGATCACTAAGCCGCTTGCTCAGCTCTTTTC
Protein-coding sequences here:
- a CDS encoding VUT family protein, whose protein sequence is MLSAFRFWAVQDAKRYIIISGLAMCVAVTVSNILVQYPVYWFGFSEFLTYGAFTYPIAFLINDLTNRFHGPVAARYVVYAGFIAGFFVSWILATPRLAVASSTAFLFGQLLDIAVFTPLRRQTWWKAPLAAALVGSALDTILFFAVAFSHYFAFIDRITSYVDGSIMDSVAFGGLEIPVWFSLAIGDFSVKIVMSLLMLVPYGTILSYFGAHPSPRQL